Proteins co-encoded in one Armatimonadota bacterium genomic window:
- the trpE gene encoding anthranilate synthase component I gives MSRLPIAPTKTEFLSRAREGNLIPVVCDLPADLETPISAFLKLRAGADAYLLESVEGGEKLGRYSFIGVEPTVRVRAFGRQVEICGPGEARVVEADPLDVARELLGRYRPVPHPGLPRFSGGAVGYFGYDCVRLWERLPAPPPDPLGLPTCYLVVTDAVVVFDHVAHTMRVVANAHVDGSAAEAYRRAVETIERLYERLRRPLTPPEPAGRVEPVMDHEMTAAQFLDAVARAREYVWAGDVFQVVLSRRFSVRMRGADPLDVYRALRGVSPGPYMFFLDFDGVQLAGASPEMLVRVEDGVVQTRPLAGTRPRGATEAEDRQREAELLADEKERAEHVMLVDLGRNDLGRVCRYGTVEVAELMTVARFSHVMHLASEVRGLLAPGRDAWDVLRACFPAGTVSGAPKVRAMEIIDELEPVARGPYGGAVGYVGYSGNLDTALVLRTITIARDRAFIQAGAGIVADSVPEREYVETVNKATALVRALERVGRGRVPLLRAGSVG, from the coding sequence ATGAGCCGGCTGCCGATTGCGCCCACCAAGACCGAGTTCCTCAGCCGGGCGCGCGAGGGCAACCTGATTCCAGTCGTCTGCGACCTCCCCGCCGACCTGGAGACCCCCATCTCGGCGTTCCTCAAGCTGCGCGCCGGCGCGGACGCGTACCTGCTGGAGAGCGTCGAAGGCGGCGAGAAGCTCGGACGCTACTCGTTCATCGGTGTCGAGCCCACGGTGCGGGTGCGCGCCTTCGGCCGGCAGGTCGAGATCTGTGGGCCCGGCGAGGCGCGGGTCGTCGAGGCCGATCCGCTCGACGTCGCCCGGGAGCTGCTGGGCCGCTACCGACCGGTCCCGCACCCCGGCCTGCCCCGCTTCTCCGGCGGCGCCGTCGGGTACTTCGGGTACGACTGCGTGCGGCTGTGGGAGCGGTTGCCCGCCCCGCCGCCCGACCCGCTGGGCCTGCCCACCTGCTACCTGGTCGTCACCGACGCGGTGGTGGTGTTCGACCACGTGGCGCACACGATGCGGGTGGTGGCCAACGCCCACGTGGACGGCAGCGCCGCCGAGGCGTACCGTCGCGCGGTGGAGACGATCGAGCGGCTCTACGAGCGCCTGCGGCGGCCCCTGACGCCGCCGGAGCCGGCCGGGCGCGTGGAGCCCGTGATGGACCACGAGATGACCGCGGCCCAGTTCCTGGACGCCGTGGCCCGGGCCCGTGAGTACGTCTGGGCCGGCGACGTCTTCCAGGTGGTGCTGTCGCGGCGGTTCTCGGTGCGGATGCGCGGCGCAGACCCCCTGGACGTCTACCGGGCGCTGCGGGGAGTGAGCCCCGGTCCCTACATGTTCTTCCTGGACTTCGACGGAGTGCAGCTTGCGGGCGCCTCGCCCGAGATGCTCGTCCGGGTCGAGGACGGCGTGGTGCAGACCCGGCCGCTGGCGGGCACGCGGCCTCGGGGCGCCACCGAGGCCGAGGATCGGCAGCGCGAGGCCGAGTTGCTGGCCGACGAGAAGGAGCGCGCCGAGCACGTGATGCTGGTGGACCTGGGGCGCAACGACCTGGGGCGGGTCTGCCGGTACGGGACCGTGGAGGTCGCCGAGCTGATGACGGTCGCGCGCTTCAGCCACGTGATGCACCTGGCCAGCGAGGTCCGCGGCCTGCTGGCGCCCGGGCGCGATGCGTGGGACGTGCTGCGGGCGTGCTTCCCCGCCGGGACCGTGTCGGGGGCGCCGAAGGTGCGCGCCATGGAGATCATCGACGAGCTGGAGCCGGTGGCCCGAGGGCCGTACGGCGGGGCGGTGGGCTACGTGGGCTACTCGGGGAACCTGGACACGGCGCTGGTGCTGCGCACCATCACCATCGCCCGTGACCGGGCGTTCATCCAGGCGGGCGCCGGGATCGTCGCCGACTCGGTGCCGGAGCGCGAGTACGTCGAGACCGTCAACAAGGCCACGGCGCTGGTGCGGGCCCTCGAGCGGGTGGGACGCGGGCGTGTGCCGCTGCTGCGGGCAGGGAGCGTCGGATGA